Part of the Candidatus Thiothrix putei genome, GGTCTGGCACTGTCAGCAACTTACTGATTAACGGCTCTGCCGCTGTGAAAGATTTTTGTTCCAGATGCAATAAACCCAAGGTATAGAGAATATCAGGGTTATCGGGGAAGCTGGTGTAAAGCTGTTGGTAAATCGGTGTCGCTTCCGTGCGGCGATCTGCCAAAATTAGCAAACGTCCATAATCCAGCTTTAGTTCGGTATCCTTAGTGTTTTTATTGACAGCTTCTAACGCCGTAATCGCGTCAGGTAATTTATCCAACCCCACTAATGCCTTAGCAGCCCAGCGAGCAGCTTGCACTTTTTCAGCCGCATTACCCTTTTGTTGCGCCACTTGACTCGCCTGTAACGCTGCCTCAAATTGATCCGCATTCAATGCCAGTGAAGCCAGCGCTAATTGTGCACGGGGTGAACTATCCACGCTATTCACATAACGTTTGAAGGTTTCGTAGGATTTAGTAGCATCAGGCTCTAAAGCCAACAACGACACAATGAAAGCAAAACCGTGTTCATTTTCTTTATCCGCTCTATCACGGATTTTCACCAAATCTTTCACCGCCTCATCGTACTTTTCGGTGCGTAAATTTGCCAATGCCTGATATTGAACGGCTTCGGAAGAATCCGGTGATAAAGTAATCCAACGCTCCAAAGCCCGCCCTGCTAAAGACGTATCTTCAGCGCTCATTGCCAACTCTACTGCACGCTGTGCAATCGCAGGATCATTAGTTTGCTGAGCAGCGGCGACATAATGCAAGGCAGCCTGAGACACATTACCCTGTTTAACAAACATTTCCCCCGCGAGGATATTGTAAACCTGATAACTCAAGGGACTGCTAAAAGTCGCTACATTACTGACCGACTGATCCGCCAACGGGGTATTCCCCAAAGTGCAACCACCAATCAATAAAGCCAAGGAAAGGCTCACAAAACGGCGCGGCAAACGAGTGCTGGGCATGACTTTCTCCGGTCTACCACAATCCCCGATTGTGATTGATCGCGTTATGTTGCAAGAGGATTTAAGGATATATTCAACGAATTACCTTGTAATAAGCCATAACGTATCAGAAAATTCGCGGTTCCGAAAGTTAACTACCTCGTTCTGAAAAGGTGCAAAGGCTGAAATGTATCCGTTGGTGAAATACTGAATGTCCATCCTGATCGTTGGAGTCAATCATAAAACCGCCCCAGTCTCCATCCGGGAAAAGGTTTCGTTCTCACCTGACAGCCTGCCATTGGCATTGCACGCTGCCCATCAGGTTGTGCCTGAAAACCTGATACTCTCGACCTGCAACCGTACCGAAATTTACGCTGCGGCTCATCCGCAGCAATCCGTGGAAGCCTTGGTCGAGTGGCTGGCAAGCTGGCATAAAATGCCCGCAACACAATTACAACCCTACTTGTATATCTACCAACAAGACGAAGCAGTGCGTCACGCCTTGCGCGTAGCCTGTGGGTTAGACTCACTGGTACTCGGTGAACCCCAAATCCTTGGGCAACTGAAAACTGCCCTACAAGCTGCCAGCGACCAGGCCACCACCGGCAATCAATTAAACCGCCTGATGCAACATGCGTTTTCCACCGCTAAAAAAGTCCGTACCCAAACCAGCATTGGTGCCAATCCCGTCTCTGTTGCTTTTGCTGCGGTGAGTCTCGCCAAACAAATTTTCAGCAAACTCGAAAAACAAACCGCACTGCTGATTGGTGCAGGTGAAACCATCGAACTCGTCGGCAAACACCTTGCCACCAACCACATTGGTAAAATCATAGTCGCCAACCGCAGCATCGACAAAGCCCAAAAACTCGCCGCAGAATACGGCGGCAAGGGCATCGGCTTGCCAGACTTAGCCGATCATTTACCCCAGGCGGACATCATTATTTCTTCCACTGCCTCTCCCGTTCCCATTCTCGGTAAAGGCGCGGTAGAACGTGCCCTAAAAATTCGTAAACACCGCCCCATGTTCATGGTAGACATTGCCGTGCCACGAGATATTGAACAAGAAGTTGCCAACCTAGATGATGTCTACCTCTACACTGTTGACGACCTACACTCAGTGATTGAAGAAAACCTCCAATCACGGCGGGCTGCTGCCGAGCAAGCTGAAGGCATGGTGCTAGAAGAAGTCACTAACTTCATGGCATGGCTACGTGCACAAGACCACATGAATACCATTCGTGCCTACCGTGCACGCACCGACACTATTCGTCAGGAAGTCTTCGATAAAGCCAGTGCCTTATTACAAAATGGCAAAAGCCCCGCAGAAGCCCTACAATTTCTGGCACACACGCTGGCGAACAAACTGTCTCACGACGCCACCCAAGCCATGCACCACGCTGCACGCAACGGCGACCATCAATTGCTGGAACACGCCCGGACCCTGTTTAACCTTTCCACTGACGATAACGGCTAAAAATCTGTGAAAGCATCTATCCTACAAAAACTCGAAGCCCTGAGCGAACGTTACGCCGAAATTGCAGCACTGTTAGGTGAGGCTGACGTGATCAGCGACCAACAACAATTTCGCAAACTCTCGATCGAATACAGCCAACTTGAACCCGTGTCGCAAGGCTTTCACGCCTACCAACAAACCGCCGCCGATATAGAAGCTGCCCAAGAAATGTTGTCAGACCCCGAAATGCGTGACATGGCCCAAGAGGAAATCGAAGCCGCCAAAGCTCGCCGCGCTACGCTCGAACTCGACCTGCAAAAACTGTTGTTACCGCAAGACCCGCACGATAACAGCAACGTGTTCCTCGAAATCCGGGCAGGCACGGGCGGGGATGAAGCCGCGATTTTTGCGGGGGATTTATTCCGCATGTACGCCCGTTACGCCGAAAGCCGCCGCTGGCAGATTGAAATCATCAGCCAAAACGAAGGTGAACACGGCGGTTTCAAAGAAATCATTTCCCGCGTGATTGGGCAAGGCGCGTATTCACGGCTCAAGTTTGAATCCGGTGCTCACCGGGTACAGCGCGTTCCTGCCACCGAATCCCAAGGGCGCATTCACACCTCCGCCGCCACCGTTGCGGTCATGCCGGAATTGGATGAGGTCGAAGCAGTTGATATTAATCCAGCCGACTTAAAGATCGACACCTATCGCTCCTCTGGTGCGGGTGGGCAGCACATCAACAAAACCGAATCCGCGATTCGCATTACCCACCTGCCCACCGGCATTGTAGTGGAGTGTCAGGAAGAACGCTCGCAGCACAAAAACCGCGCCAAAGCGATGGGGCTATTGCAATCACGCATCTTTGAGGGTGAACGCCAAAAACAAGCCGCCGAGCAAGCTGAAACCCGCAAAAACCTCGTTGGCTCTGGCGACCGCTCGGAACGCATCCGTACTTACAACTTCCCGCAAGGGCGCGTCACCGATCACCGCATCAATCTGACGTTGTATAAACTGGACGAAATCATGGCGGGTAGCGTTGATCAAGTAATCGAACCACTCATCAACGAATACCAAGCGGATCAGTTGGCGGCATTGGCGGGTGAATAACCAAAACTTACTGGCTGAGGCGATTCAACAACTGCAATCCCATTCAGATTCAGCACAGGCAGATGCCGAAATATTGCTAACACATTGCCTTCAAAAGTCCCGAACGTATTTATACACCTGGCCTGAAAAAACCGTAGACAGTGTGACAGAAGCCACCTTCCGGCAGTTGTTGGCAGAACGCTTGCGCGGTGTGCCGATTGCCTATCTAACTGGCCAACGCGAATTCTGGACACTCAATCTGAAAGTCACTCCCGACACCCTAATCCCCCGTCCTGAAACCGAACTCTTGGTGGAAACTGCCCTCTCTTTACTACCAACATACCCAGCAAACATCCTTGATCTTGGCACTGGCACTGGCGCAATTGCTTTGAGCCTCGCCAGCGAACGCCCTGACATTAGCATCACCGCTTGCGACTTTTCTACCGCAGCTTTAGCCGTTGCGATCGAAAACGCCCACAACCATCAGATACGGAATGTAAACTTCCTCCACTCAGACTGGTTTGCTGCCCTGCCCTCCCAACGGTTTGATGTGATTGTTTCCAACCCACCTTACATCGAAACCAATGACCCACACCTGACCCAAGGCGATGTACGCTTTGAACCCATCACCGCCCTCACTGCCGGTCACGATGGGCTGGATGACATTCGCCACATCGTACAAAACGCACCGCCTTGGCTAGTCAACGGTGGCTGGTTATTACTCGAACACGGTTATAACCAAGGTACTGCGGTCATGGCTTTGCTGCAAACGGCGGGGTTCCAACAAGTACGTTGCCTACCGGATTTGGCAGGCAACGACCGTGTTACCCTAGGGCAATGGCAGGCGACTTAGTCCGTCACATTGTGATCTAACCAGAACATGCGCGGTAACACATCGGTCAAATCGACACTGCCGGTTACACCACCCACACCTGTACCCTGCTCATCATTACTCGCATCCAGAATCGGCATTTCCAACTTGCCAACCCGAATTTCCACGGTTTGCTGACAATCACCTTCCACACACGCACCACCATCCGCTGCGCTGGGCAAACGGAAGATGATCTTGGCGGCATCCAAAATTTCATTGAACCCCGCGACCACAAAATCATCTTTGCCGCTTGTCCCAGTACCCGCATCGCGGTCAAGATTGGCGACTGCTTTACCGGTGAACAGATCCAGCACATACGCACGTGCACTGTTTGGTGGCACTTCGCACGGGTCAGGCGATGGCCCTTGTCCATCTTTATCCACCGGTGCGAACGTGGTGAACACCACTTTATTGAGGAACGTCACCGCAGGTGCAAGTACCTTTTCCCCGCTATGGCTAAAGTCGTAATACCAACCTTTGTAGGTGGTATCGGCAGGAGGGGTGAGTAGATTGTCATTCACACCAGTGAAGCCGGTTTTAGCATTCACCAAATCCGCATTGTTGAGTGCCACAAAACCCGCTGGCGGCTCATTGTAAACATTCGGATCCATCAAGACATAGAAACGGTCTTCCGTATTCGTATTCAAGGGGTGAGTGCGGTAGCCGCTGCCCAAGGAAATGGTCATGTGAACCTTGCCATTATTTTGAATCAAGGCAATATCCGGTTCATAGAAGAACTTGCGCGTATCCGTTCCATTGTCACCATTGGTTCCCAAATCGGCTATTTTGGTGAGAATCGCCTCATCGTAGTTGTACATATCCAGGTCACTGTCACGCAGATCGTGATCCATATCGACCCGCCACACATTCCCCCCCGTATCAGAAAAATACAGACGGTCGAGTGCGCCGTTACGATCCATATCCATGACACGAATATCACCCGGAATGCTGTGTTTGACTGGGTTATCAGCCGCGACGTTATTATACAAATCGCGCTGTAATGACCAGTGAATTTCGCCGCTGAGTGCATCCACAATCATGACATCCCGCCCTAAAGTATCGGCTAAGCGATCGCTCACCGTTTCCACGTCTTTGTTGGGGTCGTACCCTGCCCCAAAGACGACAACATCACGCAATGTATTGGAGGTTCTGCTACCAACACGCATCTTGGCAAGCGTGGGTTTTGACCAAGTTTCACCCAAGGAATCTAATACGCCGTCATCAACGTCGGGAGCGTTTTCTTTTTTCCACAAAATAACGGGGCTATCGGGTTCGGTAATATCCAGCGCGTAATAGGCGTTGCCACCACGGCGCAAACCAAAAAACAATATGCGCTTATCTTGATCGGCTGTTTCAATGTCACCGTCCAGATTTTTGTCGTAATTCCACAAGGTTAACGGGCCATCAATCCCGTAAACATGGTCTTTAGTCGGTAAGTTTTCCATGAACGTTTTGATATTGGGTAACAAGCCTTTCGGCATGAATGCCCATTGCTCCTCACCGTTACCCGTATCAATCGAATGCAGGAAACCTTCGTTAGTCGCCGCGAAGATACGTTCCTCACCATCACCGTAGTCCACCACTAAAGGCTTGCTATTCAGTATATCCCCCATTTGTTTGCGCACAGTTCCGTCAGGATTTTTACCTCTGATAAAATCAATCAATTGATTTTTCAGTGTGGTGCACTCGCTTCTGCTGTTAGCATCAGGGTTATCGGGATCGCAACCGTTAGGGTTATCGCCATGACCACTATTACCGTCATTATCTTGGTAAACACTTGCAATCGGTAAATTAGCATTAGAGCCTTTTAGTGCATTCTCTGCTGCGGTCAGATCACTATTAGCACTCACATCGGTGTAAAGATTGCGGCTGTCAGGTACTGGCAATTGGCTGGCAGCTCCCCCACTGGTGACATCTGCACCACTGATCGGCCCCCACAAATCATCAGCCGTTTCCAGAAACTCACCCTTGTCATTCACCACAGCTTTTCCACTGATCACTTTATTAGTCACTGGATCACGTACCAGCGGCTCACCGACAATTTTACCGTCGACCGTGCGGGCAAATTTTTTCACATTACCCGACCACATGGCGGTGGTACTGCGGTCAAACATCGGGATGTAAACTTCATCGCTGTGTGCCAGCATATTGTTGGTGTCGATGGCATAGGTAGGAGAACTGAACGAAGAAGAAGCCTTACTGATGGAATTCAGAATGGCCTTGAAAGCTCCTGCTAACTGTTCCGCATTATCCGCAGTAAATGCACCGTCTTCTTTCGTCGCCAAATCTTTCAAATAAGCCGTGCCGGTTGGCTCATCACCCAAGGCAAACGCGACGGTATACGTATCAATCCCCTGTTTGCCTTTCAACGCATCGTTATGGTCGGTATCTGCCAACCAGCGAGTAAGTTCAGGGCCACAACGACCACTGTTGTAACCGCGCGGTGCGGCAGCAGTCGTGCCACAATTGTTGGCGGCAGCCCCCAGGTAATCCTGCAATGGCGGCGCTACTTTGATTTGGCTGTTATTGGTGGCAATCAGGCCGGTGAAGTAAGCCGTCCAATCAGGCGCGGGCATGGGGTTGAAATCGCTCATCGCTAGATTTTTCACGGAAGGCGGGTAATAGCGCGTGCCGTCCGTATCCCCCAAGCCGGGAAAATAGGGGTATTCGGGCTTGCCATCCGACATTAGTACTAGGTAATTGGCTTGGCAACTGTATTGAATCGGGGACTTGTAGGTGGGATCCCCCTCTACCTCATCGCAAATCGTATGTTGGCACTTCTCAATGACCGTCGAACAGGTGTAATCATCATTTTTGCAAGAGCCAGAGCCATCGCCCCCGGTCGG contains:
- a CDS encoding PilC/PilY family type IV pilus protein, with protein sequence MKNKHHLMGWLLLTVALSLVSVVMADETEIYFADKSGTVAPNVLFVIDASGSMKQVVTTDTQNPKRTRMQVLKDSFQEVMNTAPSNLNVGLMHYANHGLGNDYWWSSIKGTNFPISPIDAEVPPLGDDNLPNPAVGTVVRKFLADIVHDWEANGYTPIVDSLYEAARYFRGDTVEWGMDVPTIGWAAHPLTYDNAPTCKTSHPEPCVKSWGQCNTNIVPGSCASTSHNQCCVWIPTGGDGSGSCKNDDYTCSTVIEKCQHTICDEVEGDPTYKSPIQYSCQANYLVLMSDGKPEYPYFPGLGDTDGTRYYPPSVKNLAMSDFNPMPAPDWTAYFTGLIATNNSQIKVAPPLQDYLGAAANNCGTTAAAPRGYNSGRCGPELTRWLADTDHNDALKGKQGIDTYTVAFALGDEPTGTAYLKDLATKEDGAFTADNAEQLAGAFKAILNSISKASSSFSSPTYAIDTNNMLAHSDEVYIPMFDRSTTAMWSGNVKKFARTVDGKIVGEPLVRDPVTNKVISGKAVVNDKGEFLETADDLWGPISGADVTSGGAASQLPVPDSRNLYTDVSANSDLTAAENALKGSNANLPIASVYQDNDGNSGHGDNPNGCDPDNPDANSRSECTTLKNQLIDFIRGKNPDGTVRKQMGDILNSKPLVVDYGDGEERIFAATNEGFLHSIDTGNGEEQWAFMPKGLLPNIKTFMENLPTKDHVYGIDGPLTLWNYDKNLDGDIETADQDKRILFFGLRRGGNAYYALDITEPDSPVILWKKENAPDVDDGVLDSLGETWSKPTLAKMRVGSRTSNTLRDVVVFGAGYDPNKDVETVSDRLADTLGRDVMIVDALSGEIHWSLQRDLYNNVAADNPVKHSIPGDIRVMDMDRNGALDRLYFSDTGGNVWRVDMDHDLRDSDLDMYNYDEAILTKIADLGTNGDNGTDTRKFFYEPDIALIQNNGKVHMTISLGSGYRTHPLNTNTEDRFYVLMDPNVYNEPPAGFVALNNADLVNAKTGFTGVNDNLLTPPADTTYKGWYYDFSHSGEKVLAPAVTFLNKVVFTTFAPVDKDGQGPSPDPCEVPPNSARAYVLDLFTGKAVANLDRDAGTGTSGKDDFVVAGFNEILDAAKIIFRLPSAADGGACVEGDCQQTVEIRVGKLEMPILDASNDEQGTGVGGVTGSVDLTDVLPRMFWLDHNVTD
- a CDS encoding tetratricopeptide repeat protein; the encoded protein is MPSTRLPRRFVSLSLALLIGGCTLGNTPLADQSVSNVATFSSPLSYQVYNILAGEMFVKQGNVSQAALHYVAAAQQTNDPAIAQRAVELAMSAEDTSLAGRALERWITLSPDSSEAVQYQALANLRTEKYDEAVKDLVKIRDRADKENEHGFAFIVSLLALEPDATKSYETFKRYVNSVDSSPRAQLALASLALNADQFEAALQASQVAQQKGNAAEKVQAARWAAKALVGLDKLPDAITALEAVNKNTKDTELKLDYGRLLILADRRTEATPIYQQLYTSFPDNPDILYTLGLLHLEQKSFTAAEPLISKLLTVPDRAAEANYFMGQIHEGLQRPKPAIEVYKKAVGGKYDREATVRVARLLVETSNLASAREWVAEQVKIAADNERKGLLLQLDGQLLHDQGQYAEAINSFGKALDVKANDPDVLYSRALSAEKLGDFSKAEADLQEVLKSQPDNTTVLNALGYMLAVNTQRYSEASGLITKALAGRPDDPAIMDSMGWVLYLTGKPEDAETWLRKAYTQLQDPEVASHLIEVLAVRGNKAEAQAILDTMLSKFPDDNLLLKVKEKLVGL
- the hemA gene encoding glutamyl-tRNA reductase; translated protein: MSILIVGVNHKTAPVSIREKVSFSPDSLPLALHAAHQVVPENLILSTCNRTEIYAAAHPQQSVEALVEWLASWHKMPATQLQPYLYIYQQDEAVRHALRVACGLDSLVLGEPQILGQLKTALQAASDQATTGNQLNRLMQHAFSTAKKVRTQTSIGANPVSVAFAAVSLAKQIFSKLEKQTALLIGAGETIELVGKHLATNHIGKIIVANRSIDKAQKLAAEYGGKGIGLPDLADHLPQADIIISSTASPVPILGKGAVERALKIRKHRPMFMVDIAVPRDIEQEVANLDDVYLYTVDDLHSVIEENLQSRRAAAEQAEGMVLEEVTNFMAWLRAQDHMNTIRAYRARTDTIRQEVFDKASALLQNGKSPAEALQFLAHTLANKLSHDATQAMHHAARNGDHQLLEHARTLFNLSTDDNG
- the prfA gene encoding peptide chain release factor 1; translated protein: MKASILQKLEALSERYAEIAALLGEADVISDQQQFRKLSIEYSQLEPVSQGFHAYQQTAADIEAAQEMLSDPEMRDMAQEEIEAAKARRATLELDLQKLLLPQDPHDNSNVFLEIRAGTGGDEAAIFAGDLFRMYARYAESRRWQIEIISQNEGEHGGFKEIISRVIGQGAYSRLKFESGAHRVQRVPATESQGRIHTSAATVAVMPELDEVEAVDINPADLKIDTYRSSGAGGQHINKTESAIRITHLPTGIVVECQEERSQHKNRAKAMGLLQSRIFEGERQKQAAEQAETRKNLVGSGDRSERIRTYNFPQGRVTDHRINLTLYKLDEIMAGSVDQVIEPLINEYQADQLAALAGE
- the prmC gene encoding peptide chain release factor N(5)-glutamine methyltransferase gives rise to the protein MNNQNLLAEAIQQLQSHSDSAQADAEILLTHCLQKSRTYLYTWPEKTVDSVTEATFRQLLAERLRGVPIAYLTGQREFWTLNLKVTPDTLIPRPETELLVETALSLLPTYPANILDLGTGTGAIALSLASERPDISITACDFSTAALAVAIENAHNHQIRNVNFLHSDWFAALPSQRFDVIVSNPPYIETNDPHLTQGDVRFEPITALTAGHDGLDDIRHIVQNAPPWLVNGGWLLLEHGYNQGTAVMALLQTAGFQQVRCLPDLAGNDRVTLGQWQAT